The proteins below are encoded in one region of Macrococcus armenti:
- a CDS encoding type 1 glutamine amidotransferase — protein sequence MSKAIEIFHFMPDKLNLYGDIGNIIALKKRAAWRGLEVNVTDINTTAGIKISDADILFIGGGSDREQKIATDDLFRVKDDFKAAIEDGMPALTICGGYQFLGEKYITPDGQELRGLNILDFYTQSKPERLVGNIVIESDTFGQIVGFENHGGRTYHNYGTLGRVVSGFGNNDEDKEEGLHYKNLLGTYLHGPILPKNHEITDYLLRAACERKGIEFPEIALDNVREEAAKQVIVRRLLEEK from the coding sequence ATGAGTAAAGCGATAGAAATATTTCATTTTATGCCGGATAAACTCAATTTATATGGCGATATCGGAAATATAATTGCACTTAAAAAACGCGCAGCATGGCGCGGTTTAGAAGTAAACGTAACGGACATCAATACAACTGCGGGCATTAAAATTAGCGATGCGGACATATTGTTTATTGGCGGTGGAAGTGATCGTGAACAGAAAATTGCAACGGATGATTTATTCCGTGTGAAAGATGACTTTAAAGCGGCGATAGAAGATGGTATGCCAGCGCTCACGATTTGCGGAGGATACCAGTTCCTCGGCGAGAAGTATATTACACCTGATGGCCAGGAATTACGTGGACTGAATATATTAGACTTTTATACACAATCGAAACCGGAACGTTTAGTCGGTAATATCGTTATTGAGTCAGATACATTCGGACAAATTGTAGGATTTGAGAATCACGGCGGAAGAACGTATCATAATTATGGAACGCTTGGCCGTGTCGTAAGTGGTTTTGGAAACAACGATGAAGATAAGGAAGAAGGCCTGCATTATAAAAACTTATTAGGAACATATTTGCACGGGCCGATATTACCGAAGAACCACGAAATTACGGACTATTTATTGCGCGCTGCATGTGAGCGTAAAGGTATAGAGTTCCCGGAAATAGCACTTGATAATGTGCGCGAAGAAGCGGC